Proteins encoded together in one Impatiens glandulifera chromosome 1, dImpGla2.1, whole genome shotgun sequence window:
- the LOC124920906 gene encoding cilia- and flagella-associated protein 251-like, with the protein MAKNVDLRPTPPSPTQIPFCLFHKLHFDGLEEKNEEEEKNEDKNREEEDKEEEEKNEEEDKTKEKTEEEETDEKKKTVENKEEEKTVENKEEEKTKEKEKTVENKEEENMKEMTPSKFLGKQFRRKKKSKLLGDYTDPMGKGLKSMIQLRLILFYIMTRKI; encoded by the coding sequence ATGGCCAAAAATGTAGATTTACGCCCCACGCCCCCAAGCCCCACCCAAATTCCATTTTGCCTCTTTCACAAATTGCATTTTGATGGCCTAGAGGAGAAGaatgaggaggaggagaagaatgaGGATAAGAATAGGGAGGAGGAGGataaggaggaggaggagaagaatgaGGAGGAGGATAAGACTAAGGAAAAGACTGAGGAGGAGGAGactgatgagaagaagaagactgtTGAGaataaggaggaggagaagactGTTGAGaataaggaggaggagaagactaaggagaaggagaagactGTTGAGAATAAGGAGGAGGAGAATATGAAAGAAATGACTCCATCAAAATTTCTTGGAAAACAATTTCGGAGAAAAAAGAAGTCGAAACTATTGGGGGACTACACCGACCCTATGGGAAAGGGTTTAAAATCAATGATCCAGTTACGGTTAATCCTCTTTTACATTATGACGAGGAAAATATGA